The window TCGGAGGTTCGAATCCTCCCAGGTCCACCATTAATTCAATAATTATAACTTAGAACTGCCTTTTAGGCAGATTTTTTTATTTTTTGCAGAAAAATCTATTTAAACTACACTAATATATTTAATATCCAATTACAATATAAAATAAAAAACCGAGGAACTAATTCCCCAGTTTAATAGATAAATAATTATTCAACTATTAGAATAATAAACTATAATCCCTCTTAATATCCTTCTGTGCAGACTCACGAATGCTATTTATTAGACTATAATTTTCCTCTATCTTTGCTACTATATTTCCATCTATAGCATTATCTTTAGACATAGAATCTAAAATCATTAATGTTTTATTCTTATCCATCCCTACCCGATAAGGTCTATCTTCAGTAAGTGCTGTGAAGATATCAGCAACTGCTAAAATCCTGCTACCAATAGATAATCTCTTTCCATTGTGCTTAAAGGGATAACCAGTACCATCCAACCGCTCATGATGAAAAGCTGCCCACTCTTTGATATCTTCAAGACCTTCTATTGAATCCAAAGCATGATAGGTGTAAAAGGTATGGCTCTTTATAATATTCATCTCACTGTCAGTCAATCTACCTGGTTTTTCTAATATCTCAGCGGGTACCGCTAACTTACCCAAATCATGTAAATAACCAGCTACCTCCATCTTACTAGCCTTAGTTTGAGCCCATCCTAATAAATTGGCTATCTCCTTAGCTGTAACAGCTACCCCTTTAGAATGTGTTGCTGTAAAGTTACTCCTAAAATCTATAATTTTACTATAAAATTTACTCAAACCTAGTAAATCATTTAGATCTAACTCCAATCCCCAATTCTTAAATAATTTCTTTAAGTCCTTTCTAATTATGTCGGTATTTATAACTGAGAACCAAAAATCCTCTTTATATGACAACCTTTCAAAGACTTTAACTAAATCTGAGTGGAGCATATTCCCAGAATAATCTTTAATAATCTTTACTATGTGATTCCTTTGATCTAATATATTCTCATTTTTATTAATTAAAATTGCTACTCTATCCGCTAAATGAAGTAAATGGCTGGATAAAGGCACATCTTTGTCCTTAAATTTATCCCCTTTACCATAGTTCCATTCCAAATGGTGATACCTGATTATAGGTGTTAAATTAGCAAAGTAATCAAAAGTACTTACCAAGTAAGCCCCAGCCTCAGCATGCTCAAACCCATTTTTAGTCTCAAAAGTTAACGTCTCTAATCTACGCTTAATCGAAAAAGCACCAATATCATGGATAGCTGCTGATAAGATTAGATCTTTCTGTTGATTATCTTCTAAGCCTAGCTCTTTGGCTAATCTAAAACTTATGTAAGCAACTTGCTCATGATGACTATTTAAATTGGTATCAATCATATCTGTAATATGAGAGATACTAAACAGTAATTCATATAAAGAAATATTGATTTTTTTTATCAATTTCATTCACTCCAGATAAGCTTCTTTTTTCATTACTCTGTTACAGTATAGCACTTTAAGATTAAAGATACAATACTAACTACCTCTACTAGCCAAATTTCAATGTAAAGATTATCTATTAAAATGTAAAAACAAGAAGCTAAGTTAGAAATGCAGTATAAGATTCAAAAATAAACTCATCATATAAATAGAATATATTATAAAGGAGCTTATAAATGAAAGCAGTTACTTATCAAGGTATTAAAGATGTGAAGGTCAAAGAGGTTCCTAACGCTAAGCTTGAAAAGGATGACGATATTCTTATTAGACTAACTAGTACGGCAATCTGTGGTTCTGATTTACACCTTATTCATGGATTTATCCCAAATACACCTGAAGATTTTATTATTGGTCATGAACCAATGGGAATTGTAGAAGAGGTTGGTCCTGATGTACAGAAGGTTAAAAAAGGTGATAGAGTAATTATCCCTTTTAATATCTCCTGTGGACATTGCTATTATTGTGAACATGGTCTAGAAAGCCAGTGTGATAACTCTAATCCCCATGGCGAGATTGGAGCTTATTTTGGTTACTCAGAAACCTTTGGTGGCTATGCAGGGGGACAAGCAGAGTTACTTAGAGTTCCTTATGGTAATTCAACCCCTTTTGTTATACCAGAGGATGCTGAGCTAGAAGATGAAAAACTATTATTTTTATCAGATATCATCCCTACTGCTTATTGGGGAGTGGATAATGGGGGAGTTAAAGAAGGTGACACAGTTGTAGTCTTAGGCTGTGGTCCTGTTGGGCTATTGACTCAGAAATTTGCTTGGTTAAAAGGAGCGAAAAGAGTTATAGCTGTAGATTATATCAGCTATCGCTTAGACCATGCTAAAAGGACTAATAATGTTGAAATCTTTGATTTTACTAAATACGAGAACATGGGAAGCCATATCAAAGAGATTACCCATGGGGGAGCCGATGTTGTAATTGATTGTGTAGGGCTTGATGGAAAGATGACAACACTAGAGATGGTTAAATCAGCCCTAAAGATTCAAGGGGGTACGTTAAGTCCAATCTTAATTGCTAGTCAAGCAGTCCGTAAAGGTGGCACAATCCAATTAGTTGGTGTTTATGCTAGTAGATATAACGCCTTTCCTTTAGGAGATTTATTTGCTAGAAATATTACTTTAAAAATGGGACAAGCTCCTGTAATTCATTATATGCCAGAGCTTTATCAGATGATTAAAGAAGGAAAATTTGATCCTACAGATATTATCACCCATAAGATACCTTTAGCAGAAGCTGAATATGGTTATGAGATTTTTGATCAAAAACAAGATGAATGTATTAAAGTAATATTGCAGCCTTAATCAAAATAAAATAATGAGTGTTGAGTGATAAGTAACTAGTATAAACTTTATATACTGTTCACTCTTCACTTATTATTACCTCTTATATTTATTATATTTTCTCTGTTTATAACAATAAACATCAAAGGGGTGCCATAACAAGTTAAAGAACATATGTGCTATCATAGCTGCCATCAATCCTCTCCACCAGAATAGTACTCCAAAAATTAGAGATGCTATAATATTAGAAAAAAAAACTAATCCTATAAAGGCTTTAGTTATTTCACAACCTTTTCTAAAGTATATTAATAATCTTACTAGCCCTGACATTACTCCTAGAATAGCTATAGCAATCAAACGTATATAATTATTTATACTCCCTAAATAAATATTAAATAGCCAAATAATTAAACTTAACAGCCCCCATCTCATTATAATCTCTGCTATCATTCCATCATAAATTATTCTCCCAGATAAGTATCTCTTCATTCGCAAATCTTCCATAGTAGCTATACTCTCTTTATTAACCTTTAATCTAAGAAATATGTAATAAAAATATATAAAGACTATTGCTCCTATAATTCCAAAGAGAGAAGCATAAAATAATTCTATTTTTAATACCTGCCATAAATTCTCCTTCTTTATTATAGCAATAAAAACTGGTGCATTAGATTTAATAATAGGATGTAACAATACACCTATTGCTGTAAAGATACTAACTATAAGTATATTCTTTAGAATAGAATATATAGTTGAAAAGAAGCTAATTAAAAACCTCTTTAGCCAAGAACCTTGGCTATCTACTGGTTCCCCTCTTAAAAATACTGGTGTATTAATAAGAATTCCTGGAATAGATATAAATAAAATACTCAAAAATAAATACCAATTAAACATAATATTCCCCTTTCAACTAAAATAATTAAAATTTATAAATAAAATTCAAAATATTATAAGAAATTAGTTAAAAATAAAATTATAATTAATTATGAAGTCATACCTTCACTCTTCATATATACTTAAAAGAATAAAATATTAAAACTAAATATAAATATTTCTAAAAATAAAAGTCCTCTTACATCATTAAGAACACTAAAATCA of the Orenia metallireducens genome contains:
- a CDS encoding zinc-dependent alcohol dehydrogenase, with amino-acid sequence MKAVTYQGIKDVKVKEVPNAKLEKDDDILIRLTSTAICGSDLHLIHGFIPNTPEDFIIGHEPMGIVEEVGPDVQKVKKGDRVIIPFNISCGHCYYCEHGLESQCDNSNPHGEIGAYFGYSETFGGYAGGQAELLRVPYGNSTPFVIPEDAELEDEKLLFLSDIIPTAYWGVDNGGVKEGDTVVVLGCGPVGLLTQKFAWLKGAKRVIAVDYISYRLDHAKRTNNVEIFDFTKYENMGSHIKEITHGGADVVIDCVGLDGKMTTLEMVKSALKIQGGTLSPILIASQAVRKGGTIQLVGVYASRYNAFPLGDLFARNITLKMGQAPVIHYMPELYQMIKEGKFDPTDIITHKIPLAEAEYGYEIFDQKQDECIKVILQP
- a CDS encoding HD-GYP domain-containing protein, whose protein sequence is MKLIKKINISLYELLFSISHITDMIDTNLNSHHEQVAYISFRLAKELGLEDNQQKDLILSAAIHDIGAFSIKRRLETLTFETKNGFEHAEAGAYLVSTFDYFANLTPIIRYHHLEWNYGKGDKFKDKDVPLSSHLLHLADRVAILINKNENILDQRNHIVKIIKDYSGNMLHSDLVKVFERLSYKEDFWFSVINTDIIRKDLKKLFKNWGLELDLNDLLGLSKFYSKIIDFRSNFTATHSKGVAVTAKEIANLLGWAQTKASKMEVAGYLHDLGKLAVPAEILEKPGRLTDSEMNIIKSHTFYTYHALDSIEGLEDIKEWAAFHHERLDGTGYPFKHNGKRLSIGSRILAVADIFTALTEDRPYRVGMDKNKTLMILDSMSKDNAIDGNIVAKIEENYSLINSIRESAQKDIKRDYSLLF